CTCCTCGAGGATCTCGCGCACGACCTTGAGAGCCTCGGCCCGCGACATGCCGACATCGATGCGGGGGCTGTAGAGCAGCCGCACCAGGAGTTCGTCATCGTCGGTCAAGGTGACCTGGGGGCTGTGGTCGTTGAAGACCGACGGGAAGACCTTGTCGGAATCGTTCGGCAGGCCCAGCACCTGGGTGGTTTCCTCGATCACGCAATCCTTCAATTTTCCCCGCGACATGACTTCGTCGATGGGGATGCCGATCACGGCGAAATTGATCTGCAGCGCGTCCTGCACCCCGAACATGCCGAAACAGAGCGAACCGTGAAGGTCCTTCCAGCCGCCGATCGGTTGCGCGAGATATTTGTTCACCGAGCCGATCAATCGATCCTGGGTATCGAACACGAACATCAGATTGCCGTCGGCGGCCTTGGGAACGAACTCGATCTTCAAGCCGGTTAAACGTCTCAACAGCGCGACATGTTCCTCCAATTCCTTGCGCTCGAGATCCAGGGGGCCGGCGCGGGCGTCGAGGAAGATGCGGATGGGGGTGATCCATTTGTGGATCTTCGCGTCCATCGGCGTGCCGAACTCGGTATTGAAGATGATCAGGTCGAAATCCGTGACCAGCCGGTCGACCCGCTCGCCGCCGGCGCCGGCGAGCAGGGGCGCCAGGAGGATAACGGCCCAGCTCTGCCGGCAGCAACGCGACAAAGCGACGGCCACGCGGGCCGCCCATGAAATTGCCGCCATCTTCGATCCCGGCTTCCGAGCGCTGCCTTGCGCAGGCGGCTGTCAGTCGAGCCAGCTCGAGCTCTGATGCACCTCGATCAGGGTCGGACCGTCGGCCGCGAAGGCATCGGTCAGGGCCTTCTTCAACTGGGCGGCGCTGCCGGGCTTCGCCACATGGGCCCCGAAGGCCTTGCCCAGCATCTGGAAGTCCGGATTGCGCGGCTTCACCGCGATCTCCGGGATGCCCCTATGGACCATGTCGCCGGCGATCTGGCCGAGCGCGTCGTTGTTCCAGAGCAGGATGGCGATCGGCAGCTTGAGCTCCACGGCGGTCGCCAGTTCCTGCACCGTAAAGAGAAACCCCGCATCGCCGGCCATCGCTACGCAGGCGCTCTCGGGACGGGCCAGCTTGGCGCCGATGGCGGCGGGCAGCGCATAGCCGAGCGTGCCGAAGCCCACCGGATGGAACCAGCAGCGCGGCTGGGTCATCGGGAAATAATGGTTCGCGGTATAGGCGATCTGGGTCATGTCCGAGGCGATCATGCCGTCCTCGGGCAGGACCGCGCGGATGGCATCCAGCACCTTGCCATGCTTCAGCTGCAGCTTGCCGAGGCCGGCATGGTTCTCCTTGC
The nucleotide sequence above comes from Hypericibacter terrae. Encoded proteins:
- a CDS encoding DUF2927 domain-containing protein: MAAISWAARVAVALSRCCRQSWAVILLAPLLAGAGGERVDRLVTDFDLIIFNTEFGTPMDAKIHKWITPIRIFLDARAGPLDLERKELEEHVALLRRLTGLKIEFVPKAADGNLMFVFDTQDRLIGSVNKYLAQPIGGWKDLHGSLCFGMFGVQDALQINFAVIGIPIDEVMSRGKLKDCVIEETTQVLGLPNDSDKVFPSVFNDHSPQVTLTDDDELLVRLLYSPRIDVGMSRAEALKVVREILEEGGP